One window from the genome of Pseudomonas fluorescens encodes:
- a CDS encoding TolC family outer membrane protein, translating into MRPHLFMALPFALAASFVQAQTLPQAMQQALDVHPEIQAGVNSRLAADYQLKAAKGGYLPRVDLAAGYGREGTDSVTTRSGGNNHWETLNRSESSLRLSQMVFDGFATSSEVGRQQATVNARAYSLLDASERTGLTVAQVYLDVLTRREFVRLAEENLKSHERIFDQIKLRTSRGVGSGADLDQAEARMAQARNNLITEQTNLADAETNYLSAVGQLPDQLERPADFLALLPANLTEARAQMLENSPVLRSAEADIAAAEQQYEAAKSSFYPRFDAELGRTADNDLDGQNGHNNEWQAMLRMRFNLYAGGSNKADLESKSYLSNQALDIRNNALRQLNEELGLAWNALNNANAQVPVAQQYVDRSANVRTAYQKQFSLGERTLLDLLDSENELFSASRRLAEIKNVQLFTQYRIKATMGQLLKSQGVVAPLASVVQNDMKPKVQLPGMN; encoded by the coding sequence ATGCGTCCGCACTTGTTCATGGCTTTACCCTTCGCCCTCGCCGCCAGCTTCGTACAAGCACAAACCTTGCCGCAGGCCATGCAACAGGCGCTGGATGTCCATCCTGAAATCCAGGCCGGTGTGAACAGTCGTCTCGCGGCGGATTACCAACTCAAGGCGGCCAAGGGCGGCTACCTGCCTAGAGTGGACCTTGCAGCCGGGTATGGCCGTGAAGGCACTGACAGCGTCACCACTCGGTCAGGCGGCAACAACCATTGGGAAACCCTGAACCGCAGCGAGTCGAGCCTGCGCCTGTCACAAATGGTTTTTGACGGTTTTGCGACGTCCAGCGAAGTGGGGCGTCAACAAGCCACCGTCAATGCCCGTGCCTACTCGTTGCTGGACGCTTCCGAACGCACCGGTCTGACGGTGGCCCAGGTTTACCTGGATGTGCTGACCCGTCGTGAGTTCGTGCGCCTGGCCGAGGAAAACCTCAAGAGCCACGAACGTATCTTCGACCAGATCAAGCTGCGCACCTCCCGCGGCGTGGGCAGCGGCGCCGACCTGGACCAGGCCGAAGCGCGCATGGCCCAGGCCCGCAACAACCTGATCACCGAACAGACCAACCTGGCCGACGCCGAGACCAACTACCTCAGCGCCGTGGGCCAACTGCCCGATCAACTGGAACGTCCCGCCGATTTTCTGGCGCTGTTGCCGGCCAACCTGACCGAAGCCCGCGCCCAGATGCTGGAAAACAGCCCGGTGCTGCGTTCGGCCGAAGCCGACATCGCCGCCGCCGAGCAACAGTACGAAGCCGCCAAGTCGAGCTTCTACCCACGTTTCGACGCCGAGTTGGGTCGCACGGCCGACAACGACCTGGACGGTCAGAACGGCCACAACAACGAGTGGCAGGCCATGCTGCGCATGCGTTTCAACCTGTATGCCGGTGGCAGCAACAAGGCCGACCTGGAATCCAAGTCGTACCTGTCCAACCAGGCCCTGGACATCCGCAACAACGCGCTGCGCCAGTTGAACGAAGAGCTGGGCCTGGCCTGGAACGCCTTGAACAACGCTAACGCCCAGGTGCCGGTCGCCCAGCAATACGTGGATCGCAGCGCCAATGTGCGCACCGCCTACCAGAAGCAGTTCAGCCTCGGCGAGCGGACCCTGCTCGACTTGCTCGACAGCGAAAACGAGCTGTTCAGCGCTTCCCGTCGCCTGGCGGAAATCAAGAATGTGCAGCTGTTCACCCAGTACCGGATCAAGGCAACCATGGGCCAGCTGTTGAAAAGCCAGGGTGTGGTCGCACCGTTGGCATCGGTTGTGCAGAACGACATGAAGCCCAAGGTTCAATTGCCTGGGATGAATTGA